The Hyphococcus flavus genome contains a region encoding:
- a CDS encoding ATP-binding protein, translated as MSTMLNRFRQMRISRQLSITAGASIILFSITLTAIASTLISRQLRDNAVTDARLQTEQFAERSIFAFLVEDLTVAEEAIGSITAFPNIDDARLIRADGETLARYNNGNAINDTDNPIRHLTDIRESSEYWIVVAPVLSSPESNDLDSGSVNAEYLGSVVLAFSKSPVRETIRTIWIINVLAGLAAAGIFLALLSFQMRVLTDPLRSLSSTMSNGGRDAPRKRARIFGSEEIREIAAIYNQLMDEIEKSQAALESEVAIRTQELKTARDAAFAANRQKSEIMAAVTHEMKTPLQAIIGYAQLTLEELEFAVEDDAAHRSREQLSNILGRAHELLNRITQMLDLARAEAGKFDLNLVETDISALLHDAQKSILPLAAERNNKFTAEIDCPATVLIDRDKFQQIALNLMTNACKFTHNGDIYLRCKGRPDRLLLEVEDTGVGIAEKDIESVFEPFRQVDMSASRAFGGTGLGLAVTREFARLMGGEITVSSELDAGSIFRIDLPLPIPPSTGAAE; from the coding sequence ATGAGCACGATGTTGAATCGCTTCCGCCAGATGCGAATTAGCCGTCAACTCTCCATCACTGCCGGAGCCAGCATCATTCTATTCTCGATTACTCTGACGGCTATAGCCTCTACCTTGATTTCGCGTCAGCTCAGAGACAACGCCGTTACTGACGCTCGGCTGCAGACCGAGCAATTCGCTGAACGCTCTATCTTCGCGTTTCTCGTAGAAGACCTGACAGTCGCAGAAGAGGCGATTGGGAGCATCACCGCATTCCCCAATATCGACGATGCGAGACTGATTAGAGCCGACGGCGAGACGCTGGCAAGATACAACAATGGCAACGCTATCAATGACACGGACAACCCAATCCGTCATCTCACAGATATACGGGAGTCGTCCGAATATTGGATTGTCGTCGCGCCGGTTCTGTCCTCTCCCGAATCCAACGATTTAGATAGCGGATCGGTCAACGCGGAATATCTTGGTTCAGTTGTGCTGGCGTTCTCAAAATCGCCGGTGCGTGAAACTATTCGTACAATCTGGATCATCAATGTATTAGCGGGATTAGCCGCCGCCGGCATATTCCTAGCGCTATTATCTTTCCAGATGCGTGTGCTGACCGATCCATTAAGATCGCTAAGTTCCACGATGTCGAATGGCGGACGTGACGCTCCGCGTAAGCGCGCCAGAATATTTGGATCCGAGGAGATTCGAGAAATAGCCGCGATCTATAATCAGCTTATGGATGAGATCGAGAAATCCCAGGCTGCGCTAGAGTCAGAAGTAGCGATCCGAACGCAGGAGCTTAAAACCGCCCGCGATGCAGCGTTTGCCGCCAATCGGCAGAAGTCCGAAATTATGGCCGCGGTTACCCACGAAATGAAAACGCCTTTGCAGGCGATAATCGGCTATGCTCAATTGACGTTAGAGGAGCTGGAATTCGCCGTCGAAGACGACGCCGCCCATCGCTCACGGGAACAGCTTTCAAATATTCTCGGACGCGCACATGAACTCTTAAACCGCATCACCCAGATGCTTGATCTGGCCCGCGCAGAAGCGGGAAAGTTCGACCTTAATCTGGTCGAAACCGACATCAGCGCTCTGCTTCACGATGCCCAGAAGTCGATCCTGCCGCTTGCTGCAGAAAGGAACAACAAGTTCACTGCCGAAATCGACTGTCCGGCGACAGTTCTGATCGACCGCGACAAGTTTCAGCAGATCGCGCTCAACCTTATGACGAACGCCTGCAAGTTCACGCACAATGGCGACATTTACCTCAGATGCAAAGGTCGCCCGGACCGGCTATTATTGGAGGTCGAAGACACGGGCGTCGGTATCGCTGAAAAGGATATTGAATCTGTCTTCGAACCTTTCCGTCAGGTCGATATGAGCGCCAGTCGCGCATTTGGCGGAACCGGGCTAGGTCTGGCCGTTACGCGCGAATTTGCAAGGTTGATGGGAGGTGAAATTACGGTCTCAAGTGAGCTTGACGCAGGCTCAATATTCAGGATTGATCTGCCGTTGCCGATCCCGCCCTCGACCGGCGCCGCAGAGTAA